The genomic interval TGGCTCATTCCAGCATAAACATCTTCTGCTGACATTCCTGTTACTTCCATTTCTTGTTCTAACATAATTTCATGTATCGCTTTATGTTCAACCTCGCACTTTCGTACGAGTTCTTCTACTGATTTAAACATTCTCCATCCTCCCGCTTTATGCATCTTCCATCAAGTAAACATCTGTTACGCCTTCAATTTGTCGCATCTCATCCAATATTGTAATTGGAGGTTTTTCATCAAACTCGCACATCATCAATGCTGAATCCCCTTTTTCCTTACGAGTCACTTGCATTGCACCTACGTTAATACTTTCATTCAAAAGAATATTTGTAACTCTTGCGATTGTTCCGAAAGTATCTTGATGGAAAACAAGTAAAGCTGGATAGTCCCCACTTACACTTATAGGAAAATCATTAATTGCAGTTATCTCAATCTTACCGCCACCTATTGATACACCTTCGATTGAAAGTGATTTTTGTTCTGTTTGTAAATGTAAAACAGCAGTATTAGGATTGGGTTTTTCCTCAGACATTTCAATAAAGTTTATAATCATTCCTTCAGCTTCAGCAGTTTCTAAACTTGTTATAATACGATCATCATCTGTATCATAACCTAGCAATCCTCCTACTAACGCTACATCAGTACCATGTCCGCGATACGTTTCCATAAAAGAACCATATAAATCAATGTCAACTTGCTCTGGAAGTCCTTCAAACAAAGCCCTTGCTACAAGGCCGATTCTCACAGCACCTGCTGTATGTGAAGAAGAAGGACCTACCATTGTGGGACCAATAATTTCAAACACACTTTTAAATTTCATATTTTCTCCTTT from Staphylococcus condimenti carries:
- the sdaAB gene encoding L-serine ammonia-lyase, iron-sulfur-dependent subunit beta, whose product is MKFKSVFEIIGPTMVGPSSSHTAGAVRIGLVARALFEGLPEQVDIDLYGSFMETYRGHGTDVALVGGLLGYDTDDDRIITSLETAEAEGMIINFIEMSEEKPNPNTAVLHLQTEQKSLSIEGVSIGGGKIEITAINDFPISVSGDYPALLVFHQDTFGTIARVTNILLNESINVGAMQVTRKEKGDSALMMCEFDEKPPITILDEMRQIEGVTDVYLMEDA